From one Triticum urartu cultivar G1812 chromosome 3, Tu2.1, whole genome shotgun sequence genomic stretch:
- the LOC125545782 gene encoding uncharacterized protein LOC125545782, translated as MEQAGGKGDDDSRLMRDLCTLLVTIIAPVAAASSTDPPPRPVARRPRGGMSPAGAASMLLGASMALMLCGSVTFAIGFLLMPWVAGVALLFGFAGVISTLSSGLLPSSSSSSKEQRLRTPTQGRVRVSAPPMSSVPDKLVAWR; from the coding sequence ATGGAGCAGGCCGGCGGCAAGGGCGACGACGACTCGCGGCTGATGCGCGACCTCTGCACGCTGCTCGTCACCATCATCGCCCCCGTCGCGGCGGCGTCCTCGACGGATCCGCCCCCGAGGCCCGTGGCGCGGCGCCCGCGGGGCGGCATGTCGCCGGCGGGCGCGGCGTCGATGCTGCTGGGCGCGTCGATGGCGCTGATGCTGTGCGGGTCCGTGACGTTCGCCATCGGCTTCCTCCTCATGCCGTGGGTCGCCGGCGTCGCGCTGCTCTTCGGATTCGCCGGCGTCATCTCCACCCTCTcctccggcctcctcccctcgtcctcctcctcctccaaggaGCAACGGTTGCGGACGCCGACGCAAGGGCGTGTCCGCGTCTCTGCTCCTCCGATGAGCTCTGTTCCGGATAAGCTCGTGGCATGGCGTTGA